The sequence tcttttatgtattttagaGTCTCTGTAACATACTATTCAAGGAGAATAACAGAACCTCttcccatttcttcttcttcttccttctcgaCTCTACTGCCTAAAGTTTGCAACGTCATTCATGAAGTGTCTTATATCAAGTTTTCAAACTAATGCATTTTATGTTTGTAAAAGTTGCATTCCCCGAatctttgtctttctttctcaaCCTACTCAAACCTAatactcttctttctttctttattttttgatgaaatgtctaCGTTAGAAAATTGGGTTACACCCACTAACTtactaagagagagagagagagagagagattgttcTTGATCCATTTGAACTATCATCAGTGGTCACTTAGCATCGTTCTGTTCCTGGATTGGAATGAAGAATTAGGAccaaatttgtcttcttctcacTTTGATGTTTTATTGGAACAGAGCGATGtgaattgagtaaaaaaaaaaaaaaaatgtctcgtGAACACAGATCAAATTTCTAGAAAACAACACAGCGTTCACATGTGTCATCAGTTGTCAGTTGCTTCTACGTCGCTGCCATAAAAGAGACTGATGTAAAGTGAAGCTTTCCTAAACATGGGACACAAACAAGACGAAAGCAGATACTAACACTCCAAAATCCTgccaacaacaaacaacactgTATTAGCTTCCGCCACAAATGCAataacaaatatgtatatatatatatatatatatatatccaacatcctaaaataaaaataaattaaaacggGAGTCGAGACCATTGAAAATAAAACCCTACAAATTCTTAAACCACCAGGCGAAATCTGCTCTACGTCCAAACAACTAAGAATATCTTGATTCTACATAAACCTGTGAAAAGTCTCGGGGGCATAAACATTCAACCAAATGTGAAACCACCAGCAGTAGGAGCATTACCTGACAGGCCAATACGACTCGAGGAATTTCACAGCTTTCTCGTAAATGTCAGTATTATCGTGACTCTGAAGATCCTCAATCTTCTCCAAACCTCCTGCGTCATCAATCATCTGGGCATACTGATTACCGTCTACTGCCTTCTCGGCTTCGCCAACTTTCAGAATCTTGTATAGACCTTCCAAAGCCGCTGTGACGACCCTTGGATCAGGACACGTCAGGAGATCACACAGCGGTTTAATGCAGCCTTGGCTCACGAGAAACCTGCAAAACGAATTATAGAGTCAAATTACAAGAATCCTGATTACGAGTGTTTGAGAGCTGAGCTCAGAAGGATGGCTACTCCTAGTGGCCGTGCTGTTTTGCTTTTCCGATCTAGATTGTGGCTGCCCTGTTGCTAAGCTTGAAGGTTGGGGACCTAAGCGAGGTCGGCTTCATAAAAAGTTGTCAAACCCTTTCCTTCTCAATTAGTCACACTGTTATACTGAATGTTGATATTGTTTTACTACTATAAGTTTGGGATTTTGCTGTCGACTAAAGACAGAACTGAGAGTGCTTCCATGTTAGCCAGTGTTATGTTTCCAGTAAAAGTgtgatttgttctttttggttaataGACACAATTTAAGTGGGggaaaccaaataaataaaattgaaaagcGCTAGTATAACATGTTTAGATTATTAAACACAAACCTTCATTATTAAAAACGATAAAAGACAAATTTAAACAGAAGTCCAACAACATACCAAGCTGTTTGATGCGATAGAAAACACAAACGCAGATAATAGTTGAGGTGGATtagaaaacacaaacacaaatgtTTAGATACGATAGAAACCAAAGGATAGATAAAACGACATAAAGCAAAAGAAGGAGTATTCTGACGAGTGATTGTAACAGAGCGCACCGGCATGACCACCAACTAACTTTGATCAtctgttgaagaagagaagcaatCAATCTCCGTGGTGTTGACTTCGAGGTGCATATGTTCTGAAAACCCATCTACAGTTCTCCTTACTACGGATGTGTAGTCGCGACAGTTGGCCTTGAAGCTTATGTGGAAGATGGCATTCATAGACTTGGCATCAATGGGATTGAGAATCGGAGACGGCggctcaacatcaacatcatcatcatcatcatcatcatcatcatcatcatcatcatcatcatattgaGTTGTTGTTACTCGGGTTTGCACAAGTATCTTCTTCAACTCCATCTCCTTTGGCGGGAAAGCATGAGATCCAGCCTCGCAAACTTTGAAAAGTGCAAAGTGGGCATACAGACGAAGCCAATCATTTTTACGAATGTCCTCGTCCGGAACCTCGTAGAATCTCTGATCATCAGCTGCTTCTTCTGGCGGTTCAGACAAAAAGGTAGGCATACATTCACTGTAAGACGCATCTACCCAATCAACCATGAAGTGCTGGAAGTCTAGCTGATTCGCTACAAACAGAAAAGGAGGTCAGGTCAGGTCAgtagagagaaacaaaatgttttcttgtttcaatttggttaaagaaaaaaaaaaaataaataaataaagaaaacctGTTGTGGTGAGTTTGATTCTGCAGACTTCAATCATAACTTCAATCATAGCTTCCAAAAAGGCACCAAAAGGTCTTCTGACCAGAGTTTGCAGAGTGAGAGACGACTGTTTGTACCGGGGAATTACACagtttaaataaataagatttagTGGGAAAGAGCGAGCTAAGTTctttattaatcggggaaagcgtgagatcgtcacttaaacAAATCGTATTAGAGCTTGTTAGTCCACAGACGAACTAGTAAGCTTAAAATGACGAACTGAAAACGAGACGAATTATACGAAAGATAAtaacagttttcgatgcaaagtgtTGCTCTGTGggtattgtccgcgggtcaggatgatgatcccaataaatgccctctccttttataggagactgttgacctaggaaagtttagggtttccttcacgaattcccgagattgcccttctGCGGGAATTAATGACTTGCTTCCAATCTCGCTGGGCCGAGAATGNGCATAAGAAGGAGTATTCTGACGAGTGATTGTAACAGAGCGCACCGGCATGACCACCAACTAACTTTCATCAtctgttgaagaagagaagcaatCAATCTCCGTGGTGTTGACTTCGAGGTGCATATGTCCTGAAAACCCATCAACAGTTCTCCTTACTACGGATGTGTAGTCGTGACAGTTGGCCTTGAAGCTTATGTGGAAGATGGCATTCATAGACTTGGCATCAATGGGATTGAGAATCGGAGACAGCggctcaacatcaacatcaacatcatcatcatcatcatcatcatcatcatcatcatcatcatcatcatcatcatcatattgaGTTGTTGTTACTCGGGTTTGCACAAGTACCTTCTTCAACTCCATCTCCTTTGGCGGGAAAGCATGAGATCCAGCCTCGCAAACTTTGAAAAGTGCAAACTGGGTATACAGACGAAGCCAATCATTTTTACGAATGTCCTCGTCCGGAACCTCGTAGAATCTCTGATCATCAGCTGCTTCTTCTGGTGGTCCCGACAAAAAGGTAGGCATACATCCTCTGTAAAACGCATCAACCCTACTAAACATGAAGTGCTGGAAGTCTGGATGATACGCTACAAACAGAAAAGGAGGTCAGGTCAGGTCAgtagagagaaacaaaatgtctttcttgtttcaataaaataaagaaaacctgTTGTGGTGGGTTTGATTCTGCAGCCTTCAATCATAACTTCCATCATAGCTTCCAAAGAGGCACCAAAAGATCTTGTGACCAGAGTTTGCAGAGTGAGAGAAGACGGAGACgaaccagcagcagcagcagcatcaacatcttcaacctCTACAGTAATATAGTAGTATAGAGCAAACGGATGTTGGGTATTCAATTTTGGTATGCGTAAGAACTTCAAGTTCCTATTGTTCTCAAAGTTGAACCAATGAACAGCCAACTGGCCGTAGAGAACCATTTCGGGAGGTGGTTGTTCTtccccaaaataaaaatgtgagaGTCCCATCGCAGGTGGGACACGAACGTCAGGATCGATATCGAAAAactaaaccccaaaaaaaaaagaaaaaaatacaaattacaatatagCCGCGGGGAGGAGGAGGTAAGTAATATTTTTAGGGGTTACCTACATACCTGAGAATCAATCATTTGGCGGAAGTACCTTTCGTCTACTTCTTCCGATTCTCCTTGATCTTCATCTATTTCACGTAAAAGATTGTCCCATTCCTCATCAGATAGATTCCGCATGTCCAACAACTGCGTCAGAGGTTTCCTGTTGTCGATTCTTTTAACAACTTTTTCCTCAATCACTTTCTGATAGGTCAAAGGAGAGTGTGTGAGAAAGTTGTTAGGTTTGGGacaaatacaaaattacaatcgccatggccaaaaaaaaaaaaaaaaaaaNNNNNNNNNNNNNNNNNNNNNNNNNNNNNNNNNNNNNNNNNNNNNNNNNNNNNNNNNNNNNNNNNNNNNNNNNNNNNNNNNNNNNNNNNNNNNNNNNNNNNNNNNNNNNNNNNNNNNNNNNNNNNNNNNNNNNNNNNNNNNNNNNNNNNNNNNNNNNNNNNNNNNNNNNNNNNNNNNNNNNNNNNNNNNNNNNNNNNNNNNNNNNNNNNNNNNNNNNNNNNNNNNNNNNNNNNNNNNNNNNNNNNNNNNNNNNNNNNNNNNNNNNNNNNNNNNNNNNNNNNNNNNNNNNNNNNNNNNNNNNNNNNNNNNNNNNNNNNNNNNNNNNNNNNNNNNNNNNNNNNNNNNNNNNNNNNNNNNNNNNNNNNNNNNNNNNNNNNNNNNNNNNNNNNNNNNNNNNNNNNNNNNNNNNNNNNNNNNNNNNNNNNNNNNNNNNNNNNNNNNNNNNNNNNNNNNNNNNNNNNGCTTTCCAACATCCGCCGCAGAGTATccgccatcttcttcttctttcgacGTACGTAGGGATTtctctgtgtgtgttttttttggttctttttcttttttagtgcGGATAGGTCGGTCACTACATATATAAATCAAGTGGTAATGGGCCCAGTTCCGGCCCGGACCAGATGTATAGGCTTCACACATTTTTTGCCCAcctacatatttttttctcctcaGTAGCGTAAAGACTCTGGATCAAAACTTGTCATCGGTAAGTTTCAGATAATGACCCattgtatcaaaaaaaattacagtgtTAAACAAACTACTTGTtctaatgacaaaaaaaaaaaccgacaTTAACTTTAGTTAAATGATACATTATTCAAACTTGAGAtttcacaaaaccaaaattatacaTTAGACGTTTAAAACCTTTAAACGTCTAAAATTAACTTGAGATCAAATGTATCATTTTTAGACGTTTTAATTTTAGTCTTTTTTGCTAAAGATGTTGCTAAAGGTTTGAAGCATTTGGAGATGGGTTTTgttcaacaacaaccaaaaaaaaatttatatattcatcaaaacaaattcacttacttattattttcattaacATATGCAACCTATATTACATGGCCAATTTCTGCACCACCAAACATAGCAACATCATATCTCAATCTCAATTCTTCTACACAAATTCCAATAACCATTTTCGGATACAAACTTACATTTGTTCTTTGTCAAAAAAAGTTATCAGTTGGTTTTAAACATTTATTTACTACGTgaactataaataaaatgaaaaggctATTTTATgaagcttaattaatttaatctCTACGTCTACGAACTAACTTTTTAAGTTGTAAAGGATCTAACTTTAGTGGTCTTACTTTAGAAATGCTTTAGCAAGTCTCAAAAATTACTTTAGAAAtgctttaaaaatgttttagaaagGATCCAACAAGTCTCAAAAATGCTATAGAAATGAGTTTATGTCCAAAATTCCCCCCCCCCCACCATCAACTTCATTGATAGACTTACCAcataaaatccaaatttctCGGTTATGCATATTTTGGTtcccatttatttatatgatttattgatGTAATACGAAACCAAATCCGAATGGAATCTTATCATTGATGTTCATAATCAAATCTAGTACATGTGACTTGTTGTAAGGGACATGTTTATGGCTTCCTAAATGCCCAGTGTAAACTAATTGGGCATCGGATACGTTAAGCCTACACTTAGGCTCTTTTTCGATGACTTCTTTGTTACTTTGATAAAGAATCAAGAGAACCATTTATGATAAATCTCTTTCAATGGTCGGCTTTGATATAGCCGTTTAGATATGACCTTTAAACTTTTTCCCAATTTTTCTTCTCAATATTGAAAGTCTAAAATTTCTCTGTCAAGTCTTCTATTTGTTCGACGGATCGATTAGGTTACTCATATTAAAGTTGGATGAAATTGTATTAGAAGGTCAATGCATTGTCCTCGCTTCACACTTCCAAAGCCTCAATGAGATAATAATTTCCACCAGTataacctaaatatatataacgcCTTATTGCACTACCCAAACATATTCACCGCCGACATTTTGACCATATATGCATTGGCTATTATTACGGTCCATGTGTAATCAGTGATCAAATCGAACTCTCTAAGGGTCTGAATGGTAACCGCAGATTTAGTAGTGCGGgacaaaaaatttgatattgcggtacggttcaactacGGTACGTGCGGAACAAatgtatttgcgggacaagtgcggttattccaaaataagcggtacaaaataatatttgattggtgaaaaacaaTTTGCGATacggatttcatattattttattaataacaaatataattatacatttttcattttttcttaataaataaaattttaatttctgaattttaaataccaaaactaatttaaatttaaatttgattggtaaaaacAATAGTGCAGTTCACTATTTTAATTgtattataattgattttaatatatttttgatttaaaacattataagcattcaatctatattaacatttttgaagtatattttggtttataccctttaagttttaattatttaattatttttttacaacattaactcctaaaacaattccataaatagcattgcagagaaactcaaatactaaactttcttaaattgaccaacatttgttacatttattaccataaaatcttaacaacatctatacattccgatttttccaaaaacaaccatatccattaaagttttaacccattaaatctccaaaactatttttatggatgatagaatctctcaaatttaaatgatatacaacagattttccatagcaaaagtttacaatatccataattatattaacattaataaatttcctaaaccgaaaatccaattataaaatgtcacactaaatatgttgaaaacccccatataatttggtttattttttattttttgaagaattaccaaaaattaaaatttctattaattatcataaactatataagtatgctaatttggtaaaacaattaacataattaaatttgataaaaaaaacttattctgattatttttttgacgcaaaaatttattttaattttggtgagacgggttggcattaatcctatatagggagttaagtggaattttttttataaaaaaaacaattttagatgtgtaccatgAGATAAAGGTATTACTAGATTATACATATATCACACGgtttaaaaccttgaaaacactacaaaaatccaatactttgaatacttatatcaaatacctgtaaaattttatattttttaattaataaaacaacaaataaatacaatataaatttaaaatatttaaaattaaaaatattgtcacgcggtgtaccgcagaTTAAATCCTAATACttacatatacatatgtttacaaaacccagaaaaaaaattcatggtttggattatctatttatatttagaaaatggAGTTTAGAGGTAgtgtttagtatttagaatttttgttcaattttaaaatataattatatttttaaaactttagaGGTAATATGCTAAATTTGGAAATACATTTATTATTCTGATGCTATTGTGACATTTGCCCAAAAAGTATATTGCAAACCTTAATTGCATGAAAAAACGGTCCACTAATAAAACTCTGCATGAAAAAACGGTCCACTAAACTGCATTTAGTCTAAGAGTGCTTGTTCAATTCatactaaattattaatatatcttttgtatAATGATAGTCTGTTTTGGATTCTTCGTCTGATAAAACGTATTGCTCTATCAAATATCACATAGTTTAAAATGTTGTTTACATGTAATTCACTTCATACATAGTTGATTCTCTTAGTAcctaaaa comes from Camelina sativa cultivar DH55 chromosome 19, Cs, whole genome shotgun sequence and encodes:
- the LOC104763810 gene encoding UPF0725 protein At3g44770-like, giving the protein MRNLSDEEWDNLLREIDEDQGESEEVDERYFRQMIDSQFFDIDPDVRVPPAMGLSHFYFGEEQPPPEMVLYGQLAVHWFNFENNRNLKFLRIPKLNTQHPFALYYYITVEVEDVDAAAAAGSSPSSLTLQTLVTRSFGASLEAMMEVMIEGCRIKPTTTANQLDFQHFMVDWVDASYSECMPTFLSEPPEEAADDQRFYEVPDEDIRKNDWLRLYAHFALFKVCEAGSHAFPPKEMELKKILVQTRVTTTQYDDDDDDDDDDDDDDDVDVEPPSPILNPIDAKSMNAIFHISFKANCRDYTSVVRRTVDGFSEHMHLEVNTTEIDCFSSSTDDQS